TGCGTTTTCAAACGGCCGGGTCGTTGTCCGATTCTGGTTGGCCGATCAGGTTCCGGGCGCCGGTGGGGCCGAGCAGTTCCCGGAACGCCTGCACGGTGTAGCCGACGAGCGTGGCGTCGGTCTTGGCGCGTGCGGTGGCCGAGCGGGGAAGGCTGAACAGTGGTCCCATCTCGCCGAAATAGTCACCGGGCCCGGCAACCTTGATGACTTCCTCACCACCGCTGGCCAATTCGCGAGCGATCTCGATCTCGCCGTCGGTGACGATGTAGATCAGGTCGCCCATCTCACCCTGGGAGAAAAGCACCTCGCCGGCGTCGATGCTCACGGTCTCGCTGCCCTGATGCTCGACGGCGACGTGTGGAACCAACTCCACGACGCGGTCCGCGAGCGGCAGGATGCGGGTGTCGTGGGTGGCGACGACGACGACGCGTTCGCCGCTGGCCAGTTCACGGATGAGCCGGAGCACCTCCTCCACCTGGATGAAATCCAGATGGGCGGTGGGCTCGTCGGCGAGGATCAACGGCGGGTCGAGTGCGATGGCGCGGGCCACCGCGACGCGCTGCTGCTGGCCGCCACTGAGATTGCCTGGGCGGTGGTGCAATCGGTGCTCCAGGCCGACACGGGTCAGCAGCTCGATGGCGCGTTCGCGGGCGCCGAAGCGGCTCATGCCGGCCGCGCGCAGCGGCACCATCACGTTCTCCATCGCGGTCAG
The genomic region above belongs to Mycolicibacterium sp. HK-90 and contains:
- a CDS encoding ATP-binding cassette domain-containing protein, coding for MADLLVKDLVVEYSSGGYAVRPIDGLDLEVPAGSLAILLGPSGCGKTTLLSCLGGILKPSAGRIEFGDIDVTNLNKKQLSDYRRDTVGIVFQAFNLVPSLTAMENVMVPLRAAGMSRFGARERAIELLTRVGLEHRLHHRPGNLSGGQQQRVAVARAIALDPPLILADEPTAHLDFIQVEEVLRLIRELASGERVVVVATHDTRILPLADRVVELVPHVAVEHQGSETVSIDAGEVLFSQGEMGDLIYIVTDGEIEIARELASGGEEVIKVAGPGDYFGEMGPLFSLPRSATARAKTDATLVGYTVQAFRELLGPTGARNLIGQPESDNDPAV